A genomic window from Candidatus Eisenbacteria bacterium includes:
- a CDS encoding glycosyltransferase, which produces MRYHSRVSETPLISILLPVRDAEEFLPACLDSLIGQDFKDWECLAVDDGSRDRSAAVLDEWRLRDRRIRVMRMSGEGGIVRALEAARREARGSILARQDADDRSLPERLARQAETLERHPDLAAVGALTRPEGRISGGMSRYLDWLSGCVTAEICAREIWIESPLAHPTAMMRAAAIRGLGGYREMGWPEDYDLWLRLHRAGQLISNVAEVLYCWRDHPDRLSRRDPRYSPAAFLRCRLHHLRRHLAEKKIVRPLIVWGAGRDGRRLARGWEEETRSAPPAPEIVGFVDIDPRKIGRERRGRPVLDMQSAMRAHPEAFFLVAVGVPGARELIRDSLRAEGREEGADFLCLH; this is translated from the coding sequence ATGCGCTACCATTCACGTGTGTCGGAAACGCCGCTCATCTCCATCCTCCTCCCGGTGCGGGACGCGGAGGAGTTCCTCCCCGCGTGCCTCGATTCCCTCATCGGGCAGGACTTCAAGGACTGGGAGTGCCTCGCCGTCGACGACGGATCCCGCGATCGTTCCGCGGCGGTCTTGGATGAATGGCGCCTGCGCGATCGCCGCATCCGAGTGATGCGGATGTCCGGGGAAGGCGGGATCGTCCGTGCGCTCGAGGCGGCCCGCCGGGAAGCGCGCGGCTCGATCCTGGCCCGCCAGGACGCCGATGACCGGAGCCTTCCCGAGCGGCTCGCCCGACAGGCCGAGACGCTCGAGCGCCACCCGGATCTGGCCGCGGTCGGCGCGCTCACCCGCCCCGAGGGGAGAATCTCGGGGGGCATGAGCCGCTATCTCGATTGGCTCTCCGGTTGCGTGACGGCGGAGATCTGCGCGCGCGAGATCTGGATCGAGAGCCCCCTCGCGCACCCGACGGCGATGATGCGGGCCGCGGCGATTCGCGGTCTCGGAGGGTACCGGGAGATGGGGTGGCCCGAGGACTACGACCTCTGGCTGCGGCTTCATCGAGCCGGACAGCTCATCTCGAATGTCGCTGAGGTTCTCTACTGCTGGCGCGATCACCCCGATCGCCTCTCGCGAAGGGACCCGAGGTACAGCCCCGCCGCGTTCCTCCGTTGCAGGCTCCATCATCTGAGACGCCATCTCGCGGAGAAGAAGATCGTCAGGCCCCTAATCGTGTGGGGGGCGGGGCGCGACGGAAGACGGCTGGCGCGAGGATGGGAGGAGGAGACCCGCTCGGCGCCCCCCGCTCCCGAGATCGTCGGATTCGTCGACATCGATCCGCGCAAGATCGGCAGGGAGAGGCGGGGCCGTCCCGTCCTCGACATGCAGAGCGCGATGCGCGCCCATCCCGAGGCGTTCTTCTTGGTCGCCGTCGGGGTTCCGGGGGCGCGGGAGCTGATTCGCGATTCGCTTCGAGCCGAGGGGCGAGAAGAGGGCGCCGACTTCCTCTGCCTGCACTAG
- the nadA gene encoding quinolinate synthase NadA: MASMSSEIDPGLDIHGEIERLRKEKNAVILAHYYQEGEIQDIADRVGDSLALAQAAEKTEARVIVFAGVHFMAETAKILNPDRLVVVPDLEAGCSLADGCPPEAFQAFLSRYPDHFVVSYINCSAAVKGMSDIICTSSNAEKIVRSVPEGQGIVFAPDQHLGRYIMSRTGRPMILWPGSCEVHELFSERKIVQLKLRHPAAQIVAHPECEESVLRHADHIGSTSSILKFVVEDAGEVYIIATEPGIIHQMEKMAPGKTYIPAPPDSSCACNECPHMRLNTLEKLYLCLRDGRPEIRLDEEIRKRALVPIRRMLALS; the protein is encoded by the coding sequence ATGGCCTCGATGTCGTCGGAGATCGACCCCGGCCTCGATATCCACGGGGAGATCGAGCGCCTCCGCAAGGAGAAGAACGCGGTCATTCTCGCCCACTACTATCAGGAGGGCGAGATCCAGGACATCGCCGACCGCGTCGGGGACAGTCTCGCCCTGGCCCAGGCCGCGGAGAAGACCGAGGCGCGCGTCATCGTCTTCGCCGGAGTCCACTTCATGGCCGAGACCGCGAAGATCCTGAACCCCGATCGGCTCGTGGTCGTCCCCGACCTGGAGGCGGGCTGCTCTCTCGCCGACGGCTGTCCCCCGGAGGCCTTCCAGGCCTTCCTCTCGAGATACCCCGATCACTTCGTCGTGAGCTATATCAACTGCTCGGCGGCGGTGAAGGGGATGTCCGACATCATCTGCACCTCGTCCAACGCGGAGAAGATCGTCCGGTCGGTGCCGGAAGGACAAGGGATCGTCTTCGCCCCGGATCAGCACCTTGGCCGCTACATCATGAGCAGGACCGGCCGCCCGATGATCCTCTGGCCCGGATCCTGCGAGGTGCACGAGCTCTTCTCGGAGAGGAAGATCGTCCAGCTCAAGCTGCGGCATCCGGCGGCCCAGATCGTGGCGCACCCGGAGTGCGAGGAGTCGGTGCTGCGGCACGCTGACCACATCGGGTCGACCAGCTCGATCCTGAAGTTCGTCGTGGAGGATGCGGGCGAGGTCTACATCATCGCGACCGAGCCGGGAATCATCCATCAGATGGAGAAGATGGCGCCTGGGAAGACCTACATCCCGGCTCCTCCCGATTCGTCCTGCGCGTGCAACGAGTGCCCGCACATGAGGCTCAACACCTTGGAGAAGCTCTATCTCTGCTTGCGCGACGGGCGGCCCGAGATCCGCCTCGACGAAGAGATCCGCAAGCGCGCCCTGGTCCCGATCCGGAGAATGCTGGCCCTGTCCTGA
- a CDS encoding phospholipid carrier-dependent glycosyltransferase, translating to MEPARSATPHGEGGGPTAARGGTADSRPGPSRDLALWGILALGLLLRLWKLDGDLPYVLHYDEPTMVDNAVWMWRHGTLNPHFFNYPTGLIYLLAAFYGLVMLGGVIAGRFDGFAQALQWIGSGTYPRPPEGGVLYFYPTLGVPALYLIGRSISVAAGVIAIAAIHAVARRIGGSPRAARMAAFFLAVSPLAVEHSHLITTDMASAGLATLALLGAIRAEAGGRKEWILAGILAGLAAGTKYNAGLVALVLAALAVWRWRSEGMNATRLLLYGALAAALAFIVTTPYAVLDFSRFAKDLAYEFHRVSSITPTFRGAEAVEATPAEKIGGIVWHNLGAAGMIAALAGAAAAIRTRRFGPSAVVVWVAATFLPMFMWESLYARYILLPWPAVLLLAAWGVEAVLGSISRWRKLTPDAERKVLALLLILVLLPGTIRLVRRESRRATLDPRIEMTAWIDENVPAGERVVIEPGGAFPRTDRLTVDRIDFLGRELPATYLSRGIRFLGASGRERLVRGEEACRGVFRNLDAIKDSSDIVWSRDRYAIYYLRGRLEWEDSLSAALDRGDLAGGREMLEARTEAFSPTPYLWKTLSFLRLQLGDTAAAAQGYRIVAAMDTTDVETPLILSDLALGERDWDEALRHLAVARRISPRAHLIHHNLAVAYLYRAQDRLRAGGRDSARVDWNRARESAAYCAKVAPADPEMLAIRDQVDRMGRRWGFEEGRRP from the coding sequence ATGGAACCTGCGCGGAGCGCGACCCCGCACGGCGAAGGCGGCGGGCCAACGGCGGCGCGAGGCGGGACTGCGGATAGCCGGCCAGGGCCGTCTCGCGATCTCGCCCTCTGGGGGATTCTGGCGCTTGGCCTCTTGCTGCGCCTCTGGAAGCTCGACGGCGATCTGCCCTACGTCCTCCACTACGACGAGCCGACCATGGTGGACAACGCCGTCTGGATGTGGCGGCACGGGACGCTGAACCCGCACTTCTTCAACTATCCGACCGGCCTCATCTACCTGCTCGCCGCCTTCTACGGGCTCGTGATGCTGGGAGGAGTCATCGCGGGGCGGTTCGACGGTTTCGCGCAGGCGCTCCAGTGGATCGGTTCCGGGACCTATCCGCGTCCGCCCGAAGGAGGGGTTCTCTACTTCTACCCGACCCTCGGCGTCCCCGCGCTCTATCTGATCGGCCGCTCCATCAGCGTCGCCGCGGGCGTCATCGCGATCGCGGCGATCCATGCCGTCGCCCGCCGGATCGGCGGGAGTCCGAGGGCGGCCCGCATGGCCGCGTTCTTCCTGGCCGTTTCCCCGCTCGCCGTCGAGCACTCCCATCTGATCACCACCGACATGGCGTCGGCCGGGCTCGCGACGCTGGCGCTTCTCGGCGCGATCAGAGCGGAAGCGGGAGGAAGGAAGGAGTGGATCTTAGCCGGGATCCTCGCCGGACTCGCCGCGGGAACGAAGTACAACGCGGGACTCGTGGCCTTGGTCCTTGCCGCCCTCGCGGTGTGGCGCTGGCGCTCCGAGGGGATGAACGCGACCCGACTTCTCTTGTACGGCGCGCTCGCGGCGGCGCTCGCCTTCATCGTCACGACCCCTTATGCCGTACTCGACTTCTCCCGTTTCGCGAAGGACCTGGCGTACGAGTTCCACAGGGTCTCATCGATCACCCCGACCTTCCGGGGCGCTGAAGCCGTCGAGGCCACTCCAGCGGAGAAGATCGGAGGGATCGTCTGGCACAACCTGGGGGCGGCGGGGATGATCGCGGCCCTCGCAGGCGCGGCGGCGGCGATCAGGACGCGGCGATTCGGCCCGTCGGCGGTGGTTGTCTGGGTGGCGGCGACATTCCTGCCGATGTTCATGTGGGAAAGCCTGTATGCCCGCTACATCCTCCTTCCGTGGCCCGCCGTCCTCTTGCTCGCCGCGTGGGGCGTGGAGGCCGTCCTCGGATCGATCTCAAGGTGGCGGAAGCTCACTCCTGACGCGGAAAGGAAAGTCCTCGCCCTGCTCCTGATCCTGGTGCTCCTGCCGGGGACGATCCGTCTCGTCAGGCGCGAGTCGCGCCGCGCGACGCTCGATCCCCGGATCGAGATGACGGCCTGGATCGATGAGAACGTCCCGGCGGGAGAGAGGGTCGTCATCGAGCCGGGAGGGGCGTTCCCCCGGACGGATCGGCTCACAGTCGATAGGATCGACTTCCTCGGCCGCGAACTGCCGGCGACATACCTCTCCCGCGGGATTCGCTTTCTCGGCGCGTCGGGGCGGGAGCGCCTGGTCCGAGGAGAGGAAGCCTGCAGGGGCGTCTTCAGGAATCTCGACGCGATCAAGGACTCCTCCGACATCGTCTGGTCGCGGGATCGCTACGCGATCTACTACCTTCGCGGCCGGCTGGAGTGGGAGGACTCGCTCTCCGCCGCGCTCGATCGCGGGGACCTGGCCGGGGGGAGGGAGATGCTGGAAGCGAGGACGGAAGCGTTTTCCCCGACGCCGTATCTGTGGAAGACCCTCTCCTTTCTGCGTCTTCAGCTCGGGGACACGGCGGCGGCGGCGCAGGGGTATCGAATCGTCGCCGCCATGGACACGACGGATGTCGAGACGCCGTTGATCCTCTCGGACCTCGCGCTCGGAGAGAGGGACTGGGACGAGGCGCTGCGCCATCTCGCGGTCGCGCGGCGGATCTCCCCGCGGGCGCACCTGATCCATCACAACCTGGCGGTGGCCTACCTGTACAGGGCGCAGGATCGGCTGCGCGCGGGCGGCAGGGACTCGGCCCGAGTCGATTGGAATCGGGCGCGCGAGAGCGCGGCCTACTGTGCTAAGGTCGCTCCCGCGGATCCGGAGATGCTGGCCATCCGGGACCAGGTCGATCGGATGGGGCGAAGATGGGGATTCGAGGAGGGGAGACGACCTTGA
- a CDS encoding ABC transporter ATP-binding protein — translation MGIRGGETTLIQVQDLRKSFGQTRAVDGITFAVSEGMIYGLLGPNGAGKTTTISCITGLLMPDGGRIVLDGCELASDPIRFKRSIGVVPQETALYPTLTAYENVAYFASLHGLSGADLRGRAGQILDRVGLSAGSKQQARTFSGGMKRRLNLAIGLMHRPRLLLLDEPTVGIDPQARINILDVVREIQREGTGILYTTHYLEEAETLCDRVGIMDHGRVLAEGTVSELRSMVGEGTVVALRGKFRAEALRASIASDPSIHLLSLEDDAAMLSVGGAARAVADLLSSLLRGGIEVEEISMREASLQNVFLKLTGRELRD, via the coding sequence ATGGGGATTCGAGGAGGGGAGACGACCTTGATCCAGGTTCAGGACCTGCGGAAGAGCTTCGGGCAGACGCGGGCGGTCGACGGGATCACCTTCGCCGTGTCGGAGGGGATGATCTATGGGCTGCTCGGGCCGAACGGCGCCGGCAAGACGACCACGATCTCCTGCATCACGGGACTCCTGATGCCGGACGGAGGCAGGATCGTCCTCGACGGATGCGAGCTCGCCTCCGATCCCATCCGCTTCAAGCGATCGATCGGCGTGGTGCCGCAGGAGACGGCGCTCTATCCAACCCTCACGGCCTACGAGAACGTGGCCTACTTCGCTTCCCTGCACGGGCTCTCGGGGGCGGATCTTCGCGGCCGGGCGGGGCAGATCCTCGATCGCGTCGGCCTCTCGGCAGGGTCGAAACAGCAGGCGCGGACCTTCTCGGGCGGCATGAAGAGACGATTGAACCTCGCGATCGGCTTGATGCACCGCCCTCGACTTCTGCTCCTTGATGAGCCGACGGTCGGGATCGATCCCCAGGCCCGCATCAACATCCTCGACGTGGTTCGCGAGATCCAGCGGGAGGGGACGGGAATCCTCTACACCACTCACTATCTCGAGGAAGCGGAGACCCTGTGCGACAGGGTCGGAATCATGGACCACGGCCGGGTTCTCGCCGAGGGGACTGTCTCCGAGTTGCGGAGCATGGTGGGGGAGGGGACGGTCGTCGCTCTCAGGGGGAAGTTCCGGGCCGAGGCGCTCCGCGCCTCGATCGCGTCCGATCCGAGCATCCATCTTCTCTCTCTCGAGGATGACGCGGCGATGCTCTCCGTGGGAGGCGCCGCTCGCGCGGTCGCGGATCTGCTCTCATCGCTTCTTCGCGGGGGAATCGAGGTCGAGGAAATCTCGATGAGGGAGGCGAGCCTCCAGAACGTCTTCCTCAAGTTGACGGGCCGCGAGCTGAGGGACTGA
- a CDS encoding ABC transporter permease — MASSRGNRGRGNLDEGGEPPERLPQVDGPRAEGLTVVRTVLLSLRKDLLRWVRSPILPLVFLSFPIVFALLIGLAFGGGDEIAPIKLALVNEDDGVVSRLISSAFTSRRAPVAFQIQEADSAGGLRLVENDKVSAMLRVPAGFSDSLFSGGTSYLEVVKNPAEAVYPRIVEEYAGVLALLGTGASRILGDPLSGIQEQVESRAAPTDAFLSAVSVDIGRQARKAARYVFPPAIYLRSGETEGDDRSSSSPLKVALFVLPGMATFALLTLAIASMSDLRRERSAGTLARQLAGPVRPWNPVAAKIGVTLILGLMCIVILGILAAMWGDGKVSIAGFAVLSFAFALCATGFATLMQSLFESETAGSAFGSIVVMVMSLLGGSFIPLSVLPGFARRIAPFTLNYWANTGFHKLLFEKASPAELLPNVGILIGMGVLFVAVSLPLMRKRILRGA, encoded by the coding sequence ATCGCTTCTTCGCGGGGGAATCGAGGTCGAGGAAATCTCGATGAGGGAGGCGAGCCTCCAGAACGTCTTCCTCAAGTTGACGGGCCGCGAGCTGAGGGACTGACGGTCGTGCGGACGGTCTTGCTGTCGCTGCGAAAGGACCTGCTGAGGTGGGTTCGGTCCCCGATCCTGCCCCTGGTGTTCCTGTCCTTCCCGATCGTCTTCGCCCTGTTGATCGGGCTCGCGTTCGGGGGCGGCGATGAGATCGCGCCGATCAAGCTCGCCCTCGTCAACGAGGACGATGGAGTCGTCTCAAGGCTCATCTCCTCGGCCTTCACATCGAGGAGAGCGCCCGTCGCCTTCCAGATCCAGGAAGCGGACTCCGCAGGCGGATTGCGGCTCGTGGAGAACGACAAGGTCTCCGCCATGCTCCGGGTCCCCGCGGGATTCAGCGACAGTCTCTTCAGCGGAGGCACGAGCTACCTGGAGGTCGTGAAGAATCCCGCCGAGGCCGTCTACCCGCGGATCGTGGAGGAGTACGCCGGCGTGCTCGCGCTGCTGGGCACGGGCGCTTCCCGGATCCTCGGCGATCCCTTGAGCGGAATCCAGGAGCAGGTCGAGTCGAGGGCGGCTCCCACGGACGCATTCCTCTCGGCTGTCTCGGTCGACATCGGACGACAAGCGCGGAAAGCGGCCCGCTATGTCTTCCCGCCGGCGATCTACCTGCGGTCCGGAGAGACGGAAGGGGACGACCGTTCCTCCTCGTCGCCCCTCAAGGTGGCTCTCTTCGTCCTGCCGGGCATGGCGACCTTCGCCCTCCTCACCCTCGCCATCGCGAGCATGTCGGACTTGAGGCGCGAGAGATCGGCGGGCACGCTCGCCCGTCAGCTCGCGGGCCCGGTCCGCCCTTGGAATCCCGTCGCGGCCAAGATCGGCGTGACCCTGATCCTGGGTCTCATGTGTATCGTCATTCTTGGGATCCTCGCCGCGATGTGGGGAGACGGCAAGGTCTCCATCGCGGGCTTCGCTGTCCTCTCGTTCGCCTTCGCGCTCTGCGCCACCGGATTCGCGACGCTCATGCAATCTCTCTTCGAGTCCGAGACCGCCGGCAGCGCCTTCGGATCGATCGTCGTCATGGTGATGTCGCTCCTGGGCGGGAGCTTCATTCCTCTCTCGGTGCTGCCCGGCTTCGCCCGCAGGATCGCCCCCTTCACGCTGAACTACTGGGCGAACACGGGGTTTCACAAGCTCCTCTTCGAGAAGGCCTCTCCTGCGGAACTCCTTCCGAACGTGGGCATCCTGATCGGGATGGGTGTGTTGTTCGTGGCCGTCTCCCTGCCCTTGATGCGCAAGCGAATCCTGAGGGGGGCCTAG
- a CDS encoding ABC transporter permease: MLRAVILIALGELRLVFKERSAIIWMLAMPIAFIGLFGSFMGSGSAVRPTGLTVRDDDNTFLSERMIESLRGELFSIRMAEEGDTLRPPARTLTIPAGFSDSLVSGRRVGLGFEERSNANEQHTLAARVHVQKAIARMLMTLVEIDTSLAAGGLPLEGESFRAEFRRLMERPDLIAAKARTAGKGRAVPQGFAASAPAMLVFFVMMNTVIYGAILLTQEKQTRCLARLAAQPVSRFGLLSGKLLGRILLALAQAALLLVVGRLAFGVYWGPSPAALTVLVFCLAAACGSLGLMLGSVLRTTEQASAIGWIIPLILGAIGGCWWPLEVVPGWLRTAGHISPAAWAMDGLHGLISFGRGGEAVVWPSLVLIAYTILFLGLGVRKLRSE, translated from the coding sequence GTGCTGCGCGCCGTCATCCTGATCGCGTTGGGCGAGCTTCGCCTTGTCTTCAAGGAGCGCTCGGCCATCATCTGGATGCTCGCGATGCCGATCGCCTTCATCGGACTCTTCGGATCGTTCATGGGATCGGGGAGCGCGGTGAGGCCGACAGGCCTGACGGTTCGGGATGACGACAACACATTCCTTTCCGAGCGCATGATCGAGAGCCTGCGAGGCGAGCTGTTCAGCATCCGGATGGCCGAAGAAGGAGACACGCTCCGCCCGCCGGCCCGCACTCTGACGATCCCCGCGGGATTCTCGGACAGCCTCGTCTCTGGACGGCGCGTGGGTCTGGGTTTCGAGGAGAGGAGCAACGCGAACGAACAGCACACTCTCGCGGCGCGCGTCCATGTCCAGAAGGCGATCGCTCGGATGCTCATGACCCTCGTAGAGATCGACACTTCCCTCGCAGCGGGCGGGCTCCCGTTGGAGGGAGAGTCCTTCCGGGCGGAGTTCCGTCGACTCATGGAGCGGCCCGATCTGATCGCCGCGAAGGCGCGAACGGCCGGCAAGGGCAGGGCGGTCCCGCAAGGATTCGCGGCGAGCGCGCCGGCCATGCTGGTTTTCTTCGTCATGATGAACACGGTGATCTACGGAGCCATCCTGTTGACGCAGGAGAAGCAGACTCGCTGTCTGGCGCGCCTCGCCGCCCAGCCTGTGAGCCGCTTCGGTCTGCTCTCCGGAAAGCTGCTCGGGCGGATCCTGCTCGCCCTTGCGCAGGCCGCCCTCCTCCTTGTCGTGGGCCGTCTCGCCTTTGGAGTCTACTGGGGACCGAGCCCGGCGGCCCTCACGGTCCTCGTCTTCTGCCTTGCCGCCGCGTGCGGGTCGCTCGGCCTGATGCTCGGCTCCGTTCTACGAACCACGGAGCAGGCCTCGGCGATCGGCTGGATCATCCCCCTCATCCTCGGCGCCATCGGAGGGTGCTGGTGGCCCCTCGAGGTCGTTCCCGGCTGGCTTCGGACCGCCGGGCACATCTCTCCGGCCGCCTGGGCGATGGATGGGCTCCACGGATTGATCTCGTTCGGTCGAGGGGGAGAGGCTGTGGTCTGGCCGAGTCTCGTCCTGATCGCCTACACGATCCTCTTCCTGGGCCTGGGAGTGAGGAAGCTGCGGAGCGAGTAG
- a CDS encoding class I SAM-dependent methyltransferase translates to MTLRRLIRGLRLYAQGSLACLYLAAGGFLLRRNRPLLREVASRLGSGGLPGGRPRGLIPPRPLGEVIKTSTTVTLAELEDADGAVSLLELVVIASLVREQDPSLSLEIGTFHGRTTLNIAMNQRPGTEVITLDLPAEDLPRVDKALEDSDKKYILKDSSGARFAGRRTEARIVQLYGDSSRYDFSQYAGRVDLVFVDGAHSYDFVLNDSRVALSCVRPGGVVLWHDYDTPHWPGVTRALNELYQTDPRFAEVMHIEGTSLCLLRR, encoded by the coding sequence TTGACGCTCCGAAGGCTGATCAGGGGTCTCAGGCTCTACGCGCAGGGATCGCTCGCCTGTCTCTATCTCGCGGCGGGGGGATTCCTTCTTCGCAGGAACCGGCCGCTCCTGCGCGAGGTCGCGAGCCGTCTCGGCTCCGGCGGCCTTCCGGGGGGGCGCCCGCGCGGGCTCATACCGCCGCGCCCTCTGGGGGAGGTCATCAAGACCTCGACGACCGTCACGCTCGCCGAGCTGGAAGATGCGGACGGGGCCGTGAGCCTTCTCGAGCTCGTCGTCATCGCGTCGCTCGTCCGGGAACAGGATCCCTCGCTGAGTCTCGAGATCGGCACCTTCCACGGCCGCACGACGCTGAACATCGCGATGAACCAGCGGCCCGGCACAGAGGTGATCACTCTCGATCTCCCGGCTGAGGACCTGCCGCGCGTCGACAAGGCGCTGGAGGACTCCGACAAGAAGTACATCCTCAAGGATTCATCGGGCGCCCGGTTCGCCGGCCGGCGGACGGAGGCGCGGATCGTCCAGCTCTATGGAGACTCTTCGCGGTACGACTTCTCCCAGTACGCCGGCAGGGTCGATCTCGTCTTTGTCGATGGCGCGCACAGCTACGACTTCGTGCTGAACGACTCCCGCGTGGCGCTGAGTTGCGTCCGCCCGGGGGGCGTTGTGCTCTGGCACGACTACGACACGCCGCACTGGCCCGGCGTTACGCGCGCCCTGAACGAGCTCTACCAGACGGACCCTCGCTTCGCGGAAGTCATGCACATCGAGGGCACGTCGCTCTGTCTTCTGCGCCGTTGA
- the ftcD gene encoding glutamate formimidoyltransferase: MAGLVECVPNFSEGRDRSVLDAIAREIEGVAGVRLLDVDPGADTNRTVVTLVGSPAGVAEAAFRAIRCASALIDMSRHKGAHPRMGATDVCPFVPVSGVTMEDCVEIARAVGERVGRELAIPIYLYEHAASRPERRSLADIRAGEYEGLADKLKDPAWVPDFGPAAFNARSGATVIGARDFLIAYNVNLNTRDKRLANEVALNIRETGRIARDSSGAQVLAEDGSPVRKPGLLRAVRAVGWSIEEYGCAQVSINLLNYHLTPPHLAFEACVTEAAKLGLRVTGSELVGLIPLDAMRSAGRYYLERQGESTGVPDAELVHVAVQSLGLNDISPFDPMKKIIEYRVREGGRLLIDRSVRDFVDELSTDSPAPGGGSVAALCGALGAALAAMVANLTVGKKGHEAAREEMIKIAEDGQRLKDAFLDDIDRDTDAFNAVMAAGRLPKKTAQEQQAREEAIQEASREAIRVPLGVLERTAAVLDLAEAAATRGNPNSASDAAVAALVTVACAEGAYDNVMINLPGIADKGWARDVASRAGSLLASTSDRGQKISERVRARLEEQAQD, translated from the coding sequence ATGGCCGGCCTGGTCGAGTGCGTTCCCAACTTCAGCGAGGGGCGGGACCGTTCCGTCCTGGATGCGATCGCCCGCGAGATCGAGGGGGTGGCGGGAGTGCGCCTCCTCGATGTCGACCCGGGCGCGGACACCAACCGCACCGTCGTGACCCTCGTCGGCTCGCCCGCGGGCGTGGCGGAGGCGGCCTTCCGCGCGATCCGCTGCGCGTCGGCCTTGATCGACATGAGCCGGCACAAGGGGGCGCATCCGCGCATGGGGGCGACCGATGTCTGTCCGTTCGTTCCGGTGAGCGGCGTCACGATGGAGGATTGCGTCGAGATCGCGCGCGCCGTCGGCGAGCGCGTGGGGCGCGAGCTCGCGATTCCGATCTACCTCTACGAGCACGCCGCGTCCCGCCCGGAGCGGCGAAGCCTCGCCGACATCCGCGCCGGGGAGTACGAGGGTCTCGCGGACAAGCTGAAGGATCCCGCCTGGGTCCCCGACTTCGGCCCCGCCGCGTTCAACGCCAGATCCGGCGCGACGGTGATCGGCGCCCGCGACTTCCTGATCGCCTACAACGTGAACTTGAACACGCGGGACAAGCGGCTCGCCAACGAGGTCGCGCTCAACATCCGCGAGACGGGGCGGATCGCGCGCGATTCAAGCGGGGCGCAGGTCCTCGCAGAGGACGGGAGTCCCGTGCGGAAGCCCGGGCTTCTGCGGGCGGTGCGGGCGGTCGGATGGTCGATCGAGGAGTACGGGTGCGCGCAGGTCTCGATCAACCTGCTGAACTACCACCTCACGCCCCCGCATCTCGCCTTCGAGGCCTGCGTGACGGAGGCGGCCAAGCTCGGGCTCCGGGTCACGGGGAGCGAGCTGGTGGGATTGATCCCGCTGGACGCGATGCGCTCGGCCGGTCGCTACTATCTCGAGCGCCAAGGGGAATCGACGGGCGTCCCCGATGCCGAACTCGTCCATGTGGCCGTGCAGTCTCTCGGGCTGAACGACATCTCGCCCTTCGATCCCATGAAGAAGATCATCGAGTACCGCGTCCGCGAGGGGGGACGCCTGTTGATCGACAGGAGCGTGCGCGACTTCGTCGACGAGCTGTCGACCGACTCGCCCGCCCCCGGCGGAGGAAGCGTGGCCGCGCTTTGCGGCGCTCTGGGCGCCGCCCTGGCGGCCATGGTCGCGAACCTCACCGTCGGCAAGAAAGGGCACGAGGCGGCGCGAGAGGAGATGATCAAGATCGCGGAGGATGGCCAGCGCCTGAAGGACGCCTTCCTCGATGACATCGACCGCGACACCGACGCGTTCAATGCCGTCATGGCCGCCGGGCGTCTGCCGAAGAAGACCGCACAAGAGCAGCAGGCGCGCGAGGAAGCGATCCAGGAGGCTTCCCGGGAAGCGATCCGCGTTCCCCTGGGAGTCCTCGAGCGAACGGCCGCTGTTCTCGATCTCGCGGAGGCCGCCGCTACCCGAGGCAACCCGAACTCGGCGAGCGATGCCGCCGTCGCCGCCCTCGTCACCGTCGCCTGCGCGGAGGGCGCCTACGACAACGTGATGATCAACCTTCCCGGAATCGCCGACAAAGGTTGGGCGCGCGATGTCGCCTCTCGGGCCGGGTCGCTTCTGGCCAGCACATCCGATCGCGGTCAGAAGATCTCGGAGCGCGTCCGCGCGCGGCTCGAGGAGCAGGCCCAAGACTGA
- a CDS encoding DinB family protein yields MNAEVLAMLFGINHHVLGVNMKGITHEESLAQPPGAGNCINWVLGHIAQQRNSILRLLEEPAIWTEAESAPYIRGSKPMIDAGAAAPLEKILGAIDRSQERIVAALARTSPERLTAAGPDGTVAEKIAMLHFHEAYHLGQIGLLRRLLGKEGAIR; encoded by the coding sequence ATGAACGCGGAAGTGCTGGCCATGCTCTTCGGCATCAACCACCACGTGCTCGGCGTGAACATGAAAGGGATCACCCACGAGGAGAGCCTCGCTCAGCCGCCCGGGGCGGGGAACTGCATCAACTGGGTCCTCGGACACATCGCCCAGCAGCGGAACTCGATCCTGCGGCTCCTCGAGGAGCCGGCGATCTGGACCGAGGCGGAGTCGGCCCCCTACATCCGCGGCTCGAAACCGATGATCGATGCGGGCGCCGCGGCTCCCCTGGAGAAGATCCTGGGCGCCATCGATCGCTCACAGGAGAGGATCGTGGCGGCCCTGGCGCGGACTTCTCCCGAGCGACTCACGGCGGCGGGTCCTGATGGAACCGTGGCCGAGAAGATCGCCATGCTCCACTTCCATGAGGCGTATCACTTGGGCCAGATCGGACTCCTGCGCAGGCTCCTGGGCAAGGAGGGGGCGATCCGGTAG